The Aptenodytes patagonicus chromosome 12, bAptPat1.pri.cur, whole genome shotgun sequence nucleotide sequence TGACTTTAACTCCCCCTGTTGGATGAAGGTGACTGAGACATCGTTTGCGTATGTACAGGATTTGCTGTCTTTGATATGTTATAGGAGCATCAGAGTCAAGTAGTGTAAAATTACCAGTTTCCACCTTTGGAGGATACTGATGTGAAAGCCAGCCAGTGCTCAGTGGGGAACAAATCACTTTTGCTTCCTGCAGGTTTACAAGATACTGGACCAGGACCCCCTTGCGTGGAAGTGCAATTGGCCTCGGCCACTGAGTTAAATTGATGTCTTTAGCATTTGCTACATCCTCACCTGGAAAGTTCTGTGTGGGTGTGGATATAAAATCATTCCCTTGGCaaataaatcagctttttctATTGTCACCTTGGTAACATgttgcatctgctgctgctttatgtgctgcaggagctggagtgGCTCTTGGAAATAAATCGCCTGACTCACAGGTTGCTGTGCAAGCATATGACTTTGGACAGCTTTGATGCCATGTTCCGGGAGGCCAACCACAACGTCTCCGCACCCTATGGGCGCATCACCCTCCACGTCTTCTGGGAACTCAACTTTGACTTTCTACCCAACTACTGTTACAATGGATCCACCAACaggtgaggaggaaaagcaaggtAGGGGGCACCTGGAggtcctgcttttctttctgaaatgtcaaaCCTGCCACATAAAATTCACATGCATTGCGGTGAGGTTTGCATTCCCTATGGGATGCAACAGTTACACTTAAAATGAAGTTAAAGCCCACCAGCTCCCCTTGGCCTTGAAAATcgcagaatagaatcatagaatggtttgggttggaagggacctctaaaggtcatctagtccaacccccctgccgtgggcagagacatcttcaactagagcaggttgctcagagccctgtccaacctgaccttgaatgtttccagggatggggcatccaccacctctctgggcaacctgggccagtgtttcaccaccctcagcgtaaaaaatctcttccttatatctagtctaaatctacccccctttaggttaaagccattcccccttgtcctgtcgcaacaggccctgctaaaaagtctgccgccatcttttttatcagccccctttaagtactgataggctgcaataaggtctccccgaagccttcgcttctccaggctgaacaaccccaactccctcagcctttcttcacaggagaggtgttccatccccctgatcattttcgtggccctcttctggacccgctccaacaggtccgtgtctttcttatgctgagggctccagagctggacgcagtgccccaggtggggtctcaccagagcagagcagaggggcagaatcccctccctcgacctgctggccacgctgctttggatgcagcccaggatacgattggccttctggttAGTAACAAATTCAAGGAACAAAGTTGGGACAGTGATTGCAAGCAGCTGAGCTAGTTTGCTTTAGAGGGTTGGTTTactgagcagcagagctgtggtagCTGCTCATATATGGGTTTCTTGCCTGCCCCAAATAAGAAACCTCACCTTTGGTAGGTTAAACTGACGGTTTACACCATCAATAGATTGGGGCAGGAGTTTGCATTTGTTCACGTAGCTCAGGTGATGAATTGCTAATTAGTCTGCAACTGCAGTTCATCCCAGACCGTGCCATATCTGTACTCAACACAGTTAACAGGGCTCTGACCGCTTTCCTCCCCATCTCCTGTGCCCACCACAGGTTTGTGAGGACAGCAATCCCATTCACACAGGAACCCCAGCGGGACAAGCCAGCCAATGTTCAGCCGTATTACCTCTACGGATCCAAGGTCAGTAAATGAGCCACAACAGCCAGAAGGGGTGGATGTTGGAAGCATTTatttaggaagaaagaaatgcaagaactAGTTCATTAACAGAATGGCGGGTGCAAATGTGCAGGGTCACGTTGCCATGTGAAACCAAAAAGCCGTGCAAGAAGCAGATTCAGTGTGCTTTTGCTATTGCTTTCCCATATTCTTCTCCATAACATGCCTATGTTAGGGGATGCTGACGCTGCTCTGTGCTTGGTGTTGGCACCGAGACCAAGTCACATCCATCTAAATGCGCAGAGAGGAGAGCAAGTTGGAGCTCCAAAGCAGTGCTCCTCCCCGAGGAAGGTACCACTTCAGGAATCCCATTTGTAGTTCAAAATGGGAATTACTAAAATACTTGTGTGTGCAAATACAGACTACATAATACTGACAAAAAGCTTTTTTGTCAGGCTACGATTACTGTTTACACAGGCATTACAAGGGCTTGGGGTGTGATGCTAGTGGAGGATCGCTCAAGTGTGAATCTGCTTGAGTGGAGTTTATTTCTTGTGCACGTTGATTAATGACTCTGAAGTGAACCTACAGCACTGATGCAGGTTAGCTAATGACACTACAGTCAGCCAAGCCTGGCTGTTGCCAGAGAGCTGACTtcgtttctttttaaaaaaccctcagcaaatgagaatatttttgtCACTTGACAAAAATCTTTCTCCCTGCGACCAATGTCCCTGCCTCATGTTCTACCCTGGGACAAACAGCCCCCATGGACACACAGACAGTCCTGTTGGCAAGAGCTGGGAAACAGCAGCACGAACCAAACCTCTAAGCAGGGTCCCCTTCTATTTTGATCATTGAAGGCCGTGCTGTGGCAAGATGGCCCTTTTATCGTCGCTggttttataggaaaaaaagcagtgggGGGAGCTGTACGGACTCTCCCTCATGAAACTGGAGCTCCTCATTAGCACAGTCGTCATGGGGACTTCCAGAAGCTCATCTCTCAGTCCGTCGTTCAGTGGACCCTCCGGCGAGCTGCTGCCTTCGCCCACTTCTTCGGGGCTGGCATCGGGATGCTTCAGCCTCACAGCCCGGTGGCACCGTGCAGACCAGAACTGCAGGCAGCCATAGGCCAGGAGAGCAAtgaagcagaggagcagcaggctgCTCACCATCCACATGGAGGTGGTAGGTTCGTGTTTAGAGCCGCCGAAAACCAGGGGTGTTTTGTCCAGAGTGTGGAACGTGGTGCAGTGGTTGCTGGAGGGGTAAGAGTTCTTGCACGTGATGCAGAGGACATAGATGGTGGATGGCGTGAGTTGGTGGAGGATGAGGGAGCTGAGGGGGTGAGGAACTCGCTCCTCACGGTGGAAGTTTTGGCGTAAATAGCCGGCAAAGATGCTGTTCCAGTTGGGGCGGTACATGACATGGTAGTAGTTCTCTGGACAGGGGTTGTTCATGGCCCAGGAGACGGTGGCACTGGTGTAAGTGATGTTGTGCACTTCTATGTTCATCGTACCCCTGTAACCAgatgcagggagaggctgagTTTCCCGATTCGTGTACAGGCTCAAAGGCCACTGACATCAGTGAAGTCTTTCCACTGGCTTTACTGGCCCTTAGATTGGACTCAGGACTATGCCTGGCTAGCTTAGATTAGATGCTAGGTCTTAGATGACTAAAATTACAGAAGATGAATCCTGCTAGTGACCAGACTACTGTATCACCCTGCTTCATGACCAAAAAAACCAGCTGGGACATAGGCTGCACTTTATGCTCtagttagatttttaaaaaatctcatctttttgACTGGTTTTCTATATAGGAAGCTTTTTTAGCTTTTTTGTTTCCCATGGAATAGAAAGGATACTGCAAGTGTGATTAGCATAAACTGATCATTAAGCTAGCTCCAGCTTGCCTTGCAGAGCTTCCAGTAGATATTTTGATTTTACACAGCTTttcaaatgctatttaaaaagctgtataaTGATTAATTTACTAGTTTAAGTTGTTGCTGCATTTTCTGTACCTAACTTGTTGCTTAATAGAGTATAAACTCCTCCTGTTCCTACAGCATCTCACACTGTAATATCAGGATCTTAAATGTGAAATCCGAAGGCTGGTGAAATATAAAATCAATGCCTTTAGGAAAGTACAAATATATGA carries:
- the FNDC9 gene encoding fibronectin type III domain-containing protein 9, producing MPAHPFLLVAMVKDDGAPDGYNTRQRAGKEFSRGRREASGGKRGRRCPPVATLLTSTDGPPRTCPGRGTMNIEVHNITYTSATVSWAMNNPCPENYYHVMYRPNWNSIFAGYLRQNFHREERVPHPLSSLILHQLTPSTIYVLCITCKNSYPSSNHCTTFHTLDKTPLVFGGSKHEPTTSMWMVSSLLLLCFIALLAYGCLQFWSARCHRAVRLKHPDASPEEVGEGSSSPEGPLNDGLRDELLEVPMTTVLMRSSSFMRESPYSSPHCFFSYKTSDDKRAILPQHGLQ